Proteins found in one Arthrobacter pascens genomic segment:
- a CDS encoding efflux RND transporter permease subunit: protein MRRLVSASLRFRSIIIAMAAALMIVGGGQLSSASVDVFPEFAPPKVEVQTACLGLTAAEVEELVSVPLEEAFNGIDGLDHMRSKSVPQLSSIVLEFKNDMDLLTARQLVSERMAAVIPTLPTWAAPPLMLQPLSSTSRVMKIGLSSDTRSLIEMSMISYWNIRAHLLRVPGVANVAIWGERLQMLQVQADPARLAAHNVTLETVMNTTADALDAGLLQYSQGAMIGTGGSLDTPNQTIGIQHVQPITSPADLAQVSLDDREGQPPLRLSDVANVVEDHQQLIGDAVINGGPGLMLIVEKLPWGNTLEVTRGVEEALKQLEPGLTGIAIDTAIFRPATFIEESLGNLGVSLLLGCLLVILVLSVFLFQWRTALVSVTAIPLSLMAAALVLYWTGGTINTMVLAGLVIAVGVVVDDAIIDVENIVRRLRHHRASGGTESTARVVVNASLEVRGPIVYATLIIVAATVPIFFLDGLTGAFFRPLATSYTLAVMASMLVALTVTPALAYIFLRNAKLEDKDPPVVRVLKRWYAKALRPIVRRPVPGYVALGALGAVGIVAAPLLGQSLLPSFKERDFLMHWLTQPGTSNSEEVRVSELACRELMTIPGVNNCGAHTGQAFNADEVVGVYFGENWISVDPSVDYDATLAAVQEVVDGYPGIVRDVQTYLKERIREVLTGTGYAVVVRVYGDDLATLRKEADKIKEILGGIDGAIGAKVALQANIPQINVEVNLEAATRYGLKPGDVRRAAATLVAGEEVGDIYRDGKAYDVQVWSPPETRTSVTSIENLPLDTPSGTKIRMADVATISVKATPNVIERSEGSRRIDVSANVKEGDLAKVVEQLKSEMESVEFPVGYSAAVLGEYAERQAASQRLLLYSIGAVIVVFLLLQAAFKSWRLATLAILTLPMALVGGVIAAHLSGGILSLGSLVGFLTLMGIAARNGILLINHCQHLEQFEGMPFGPPLVLRGAAERLSPILMTTLATALALVPLVMMGNLPGHEIEHPMAVVILGGLVTSTLVNLFIVPSLYLRFAKRRSGGGHRRRQPEPVTVG, encoded by the coding sequence ATGCGCCGGCTCGTATCAGCCAGTCTAAGGTTCAGATCAATCATCATTGCGATGGCGGCGGCGCTGATGATCGTGGGCGGCGGTCAACTCAGCAGCGCCTCGGTGGACGTGTTCCCCGAGTTCGCGCCGCCGAAAGTCGAAGTGCAGACAGCCTGCCTGGGACTCACGGCCGCTGAGGTCGAAGAACTGGTATCGGTTCCACTGGAAGAGGCCTTCAACGGCATCGACGGCCTCGACCACATGCGGTCCAAGTCGGTACCCCAGCTGTCCTCCATTGTGCTGGAGTTCAAGAACGACATGGATCTGCTCACCGCACGGCAACTCGTGTCCGAGCGGATGGCAGCGGTCATTCCAACCCTGCCCACGTGGGCGGCGCCACCGCTCATGCTGCAGCCTTTGTCCTCCACCAGCCGGGTCATGAAGATCGGTCTGTCCTCCGACACCCGGTCCCTGATCGAAATGTCCATGATCTCCTACTGGAACATCAGGGCGCACCTCCTACGGGTGCCTGGTGTGGCCAATGTGGCAATCTGGGGCGAACGGCTCCAGATGCTGCAGGTGCAGGCCGATCCCGCCAGATTGGCGGCCCACAATGTCACCTTGGAAACGGTGATGAACACCACCGCTGACGCGCTGGACGCGGGCCTGCTCCAGTATTCCCAAGGCGCCATGATCGGCACCGGCGGTTCCCTCGACACGCCCAACCAGACAATAGGCATCCAGCATGTACAGCCCATCACCTCGCCGGCTGATCTCGCACAAGTGTCCCTGGACGATCGCGAGGGACAGCCGCCCCTCCGGCTCAGTGACGTTGCAAACGTGGTGGAGGATCACCAGCAACTGATCGGTGACGCAGTCATTAACGGCGGTCCGGGGCTCATGCTGATCGTGGAAAAACTCCCGTGGGGCAACACCCTGGAAGTGACGCGTGGGGTGGAAGAGGCGCTGAAGCAACTCGAACCAGGGCTCACCGGGATCGCTATTGACACCGCCATCTTCCGCCCGGCGACCTTCATTGAGGAATCCCTCGGCAACCTGGGCGTTTCGCTACTGCTTGGCTGCCTCTTGGTCATCCTCGTGTTGAGTGTCTTCCTCTTCCAATGGCGAACTGCCCTGGTCAGCGTGACGGCCATCCCGTTGTCGCTGATGGCTGCGGCCCTCGTGTTGTATTGGACCGGGGGCACGATTAACACGATGGTGCTTGCGGGGTTGGTGATTGCTGTCGGGGTGGTGGTGGATGATGCCATCATCGACGTCGAAAACATCGTCAGACGACTCCGACACCACCGTGCCAGCGGCGGGACTGAAAGCACGGCCAGGGTGGTGGTCAATGCCTCGCTTGAGGTCCGCGGACCGATTGTGTACGCCACCTTGATCATCGTCGCTGCCACCGTGCCGATTTTCTTCCTGGACGGGTTGACCGGGGCCTTCTTCCGGCCGCTGGCCACCTCGTACACCCTCGCGGTGATGGCGTCCATGCTCGTGGCGCTCACTGTCACGCCGGCCCTGGCGTACATCTTCCTCCGGAACGCCAAACTGGAGGACAAGGATCCGCCCGTGGTCAGGGTCCTCAAGCGCTGGTACGCCAAGGCCCTGCGGCCCATCGTCCGCCGACCCGTTCCAGGGTACGTCGCGCTGGGTGCTTTGGGCGCGGTAGGCATCGTGGCTGCGCCACTGTTGGGCCAATCATTGCTCCCGTCCTTCAAGGAGCGTGATTTCCTGATGCACTGGCTCACACAGCCTGGTACGTCCAACTCCGAGGAAGTCCGCGTCAGCGAGCTGGCCTGCAGGGAACTGATGACGATCCCGGGTGTGAACAATTGCGGGGCCCACACAGGCCAGGCATTCAACGCCGATGAGGTGGTGGGCGTCTACTTCGGTGAGAACTGGATCAGCGTTGACCCTTCGGTCGACTACGACGCCACCCTCGCGGCAGTCCAGGAGGTGGTTGACGGCTACCCCGGAATCGTACGGGACGTCCAGACCTACCTCAAGGAACGCATCCGCGAGGTTCTGACGGGCACTGGCTACGCTGTCGTCGTCCGCGTGTACGGCGACGACCTTGCGACGCTGCGCAAGGAGGCTGACAAGATCAAGGAAATCCTGGGCGGCATTGACGGAGCGATCGGTGCCAAGGTCGCTCTCCAGGCCAACATTCCGCAGATCAACGTGGAAGTGAACCTGGAGGCCGCCACCCGCTACGGGCTCAAACCGGGCGATGTGCGGCGCGCTGCGGCAACCCTGGTTGCCGGCGAAGAGGTCGGCGACATCTACCGGGATGGCAAGGCCTACGACGTCCAGGTGTGGAGCCCGCCGGAGACCCGGACCAGTGTCACGAGCATCGAGAACCTCCCACTCGACACGCCCAGCGGGACGAAGATCCGGATGGCTGATGTGGCAACGATATCGGTCAAAGCCACACCCAATGTGATTGAGCGTTCGGAGGGATCCAGGCGCATCGATGTCAGTGCCAATGTCAAGGAAGGCGATCTGGCCAAGGTTGTAGAACAGTTGAAGTCCGAAATGGAGTCGGTTGAGTTCCCGGTTGGCTATTCGGCGGCTGTCCTCGGCGAATACGCAGAACGCCAGGCCGCCTCACAACGGCTGCTGCTCTACTCGATCGGCGCGGTTATCGTCGTATTCCTCCTGCTCCAGGCTGCTTTCAAGAGCTGGCGGCTGGCGACCCTCGCCATCCTGACGCTGCCAATGGCCCTAGTGGGCGGCGTGATTGCCGCGCACCTGAGCGGGGGAATCCTGTCCCTCGGTTCGCTGGTCGGCTTCCTGACGCTGATGGGGATCGCGGCCCGAAACGGCATCCTGCTCATCAACCACTGCCAGCACCTGGAGCAGTTCGAGGGCATGCCGTTCGGACCTCCATTAGTGCTGCGCGGGGCTGCCGAGCGATTGTCGCCGATCCTCATGACCACACTCGCGACTGCCCTGGCCCTGGTGCCGCTG
- a CDS encoding efflux RND transporter permease subunit, whose protein sequence is MFGWIARFSMQFRILVLALAAAIITFGVVNVPHIAVDTMPEFAPAQVEIQTEALGLSAVEVEQLITSPMEADLLNGVAWLDEIRSKSVPGMSSIELVFEPGTDLLRARQLVAERMTQAHALPNVSTPPLIMQPVSSTSRVLMVKMNSQQLSGIDMSVLARWKIKPRLIGIPGVANVSIWGQREQQLQVEVNPSQLREKGLTLEQIIKSTGNAVWVSPLSFLEASTPGTGGFVESPSQRLGIQHVLPIRTPADLAKVSVEDSDPAVVLGDIAQVKEDHQPLIGDAVVGQGAGLMLVVEKFPGASTLDVTRDVEAALKDMEPGLTGIQIDTSVFRPATAVQDSVNSIGLALLISLLIAVALFWLLFRSWRVAVIALLAIATTVMTAATVLFAQNATLNITVLMGILLGVAVIVGDIVEDVQAQRRRTMVPETAESGDVRSRIMTAARAVRTPLFHASLIMVVVLVPTLFLTGIGGSFFSPLFWSLVLTLAAALIVGLSLTPILAHFLLPHKTAPGREPPAVGRATAYYDRALGGARSRRALAIVAVAVVGILGLAAGSQLVGNRTVVPTIPDRTLLVQWDTMAGTSTDEVRRIAARASDELRALPGVSGVGGHIGRAISADQVVGNSSAELWVSIAPDANFGETEQAVRDVVQGYPGIAHNVLNYSQQKIGDMRSSLEPGFAVRVYGTEMPILREKAEEVRKALQGIDGVKNPVVNTADMTPTVEVEVNLEAAHKAGIKPGDARRAAAALMQGIIVGNLFEEQKVFEVVVRGALGVRDDLTSIRELLLDTPSGIQVRLGDVAAVRMVPSEAVIQHNETSRRIDVVADVSGRPLADVQRDIEAAIKKIQFPLEYHAEIPARYGQIQAADTLVLWLGAAALLGILLLLQTAVRSWKLALAIFLTLPAALAGAAIVGWIGAASLSWLSLTAFAAVLAIASRNATLLSARVDELWRESEEMSRAEAVMMAARDRTSPILKSALVTVLVLIPPALLGGTAGQALMAPMLLVIAGGLITTTLVGLFVLPLLTLWFGPRTAPEEWSEVYEPEVPVTPVMPEKVEV, encoded by the coding sequence ATGTTTGGCTGGATCGCCCGTTTTAGTATGCAGTTCCGAATTCTGGTTCTCGCACTTGCCGCGGCCATCATCACCTTTGGCGTTGTGAATGTTCCACATATCGCTGTGGACACCATGCCCGAGTTCGCGCCCGCACAGGTCGAGATCCAGACTGAGGCCCTCGGCCTCTCTGCTGTTGAAGTTGAACAGCTCATCACCTCCCCGATGGAAGCCGATCTCCTCAACGGGGTGGCCTGGCTGGACGAGATCCGCTCGAAATCCGTCCCGGGGATGTCGTCAATTGAACTCGTCTTCGAGCCTGGCACGGATCTCCTGCGTGCCCGCCAGTTGGTCGCGGAACGGATGACACAGGCGCATGCACTGCCTAACGTCTCGACGCCGCCGCTCATCATGCAACCTGTGTCCTCCACCAGCCGGGTGCTGATGGTAAAGATGAACTCCCAGCAGCTCTCCGGCATCGACATGTCGGTCCTGGCGCGGTGGAAGATCAAGCCCCGGCTGATCGGCATCCCAGGGGTGGCGAACGTGTCCATCTGGGGCCAGCGCGAGCAACAGCTTCAGGTTGAGGTCAACCCCTCGCAGCTGCGGGAGAAGGGCCTCACCCTGGAGCAGATCATCAAGAGCACCGGTAACGCCGTCTGGGTCTCGCCGTTGAGCTTCCTCGAAGCGTCGACTCCGGGCACTGGCGGTTTCGTGGAGTCTCCCAGCCAGCGCCTCGGCATCCAGCATGTCCTTCCCATCCGTACCCCGGCCGACCTTGCCAAAGTCAGCGTGGAGGACTCGGACCCGGCGGTGGTCCTGGGCGATATTGCCCAGGTCAAGGAAGACCACCAGCCGCTGATCGGCGACGCCGTTGTGGGACAGGGTGCCGGCCTGATGCTGGTCGTGGAGAAGTTCCCGGGCGCGAGCACCCTGGACGTCACCCGTGACGTTGAGGCCGCCCTCAAGGACATGGAGCCCGGCCTCACCGGCATCCAGATCGACACCTCCGTTTTCCGCCCCGCCACCGCCGTTCAGGATTCAGTCAACAGCATCGGCCTGGCACTCCTGATCAGCCTGCTGATCGCCGTTGCACTGTTCTGGCTGCTCTTCCGTTCCTGGCGGGTCGCCGTCATCGCACTCCTGGCCATCGCAACCACGGTCATGACGGCGGCGACAGTGCTGTTCGCCCAAAACGCGACCCTGAACATCACCGTCCTGATGGGCATCCTGCTCGGCGTCGCCGTGATCGTGGGCGACATCGTGGAGGACGTACAGGCCCAGCGACGACGGACCATGGTCCCCGAGACCGCAGAGTCTGGTGACGTGAGGTCGCGCATCATGACCGCTGCCCGCGCAGTCCGCACACCGCTCTTCCATGCTTCACTCATCATGGTGGTCGTTCTCGTTCCCACGCTCTTCCTGACCGGAATCGGCGGATCGTTCTTCTCACCGCTGTTCTGGTCGCTGGTGCTGACCTTGGCCGCCGCACTGATCGTAGGCCTGTCTCTCACGCCGATACTGGCGCATTTCCTGCTTCCGCATAAGACGGCCCCCGGCAGGGAACCTCCCGCCGTCGGGCGTGCAACGGCTTACTACGACCGGGCATTGGGCGGCGCCCGTTCCCGGAGAGCACTGGCCATCGTGGCCGTCGCGGTCGTTGGGATCCTTGGCCTCGCCGCTGGCTCCCAGCTGGTCGGCAACCGGACTGTCGTCCCCACCATACCCGACCGCACCCTGCTGGTTCAGTGGGACACCATGGCCGGTACATCCACTGACGAGGTCCGGCGGATCGCCGCCAGGGCCTCCGATGAACTGCGGGCTCTCCCGGGCGTATCCGGAGTCGGCGGCCATATTGGCCGCGCCATTTCCGCGGACCAGGTGGTCGGCAACAGCTCGGCTGAGCTGTGGGTGTCGATCGCACCGGACGCCAACTTCGGCGAGACGGAGCAGGCAGTCCGGGACGTGGTGCAGGGCTACCCCGGCATCGCCCACAACGTTCTGAACTACTCGCAGCAGAAGATCGGCGACATGCGCAGCAGCCTGGAACCGGGCTTCGCGGTCCGGGTTTACGGAACGGAGATGCCGATCCTGCGCGAAAAGGCCGAAGAGGTCCGCAAGGCCCTTCAGGGCATTGACGGCGTCAAGAATCCGGTCGTCAACACCGCGGACATGACTCCGACTGTAGAGGTCGAGGTCAATCTCGAAGCCGCCCACAAGGCCGGCATCAAGCCCGGCGATGCAAGGCGCGCCGCGGCGGCACTCATGCAGGGAATCATCGTTGGCAACCTCTTTGAAGAGCAGAAGGTGTTCGAAGTCGTAGTGCGCGGTGCGCTTGGCGTCAGGGATGACCTGACCAGCATCCGTGAGCTGCTCCTCGATACTCCCAGTGGCATCCAGGTGCGGCTGGGCGACGTCGCCGCTGTCCGGATGGTTCCCAGCGAAGCTGTCATCCAGCACAATGAAACGTCGCGGCGGATCGACGTAGTGGCCGACGTCAGCGGACGCCCGCTGGCAGACGTCCAGCGGGATATTGAAGCGGCTATCAAGAAGATCCAGTTCCCGCTCGAATACCACGCAGAGATCCCGGCAAGATACGGCCAGATTCAGGCCGCAGACACCCTGGTGCTCTGGCTTGGAGCGGCTGCCCTCCTGGGCATACTGCTTCTGCTCCAGACGGCGGTGAGGAGCTGGAAGCTGGCCTTGGCCATCTTCCTGACGCTGCCGGCGGCGCTGGCCGGAGCAGCGATCGTCGGATGGATCGGAGCGGCATCGCTTTCCTGGTTGTCGCTGACAGCGTTCGCGGCCGTCCTGGCCATCGCTTCACGCAACGCGACACTGCTGTCGGCGCGGGTGGACGAACTCTGGCGGGAGTCCGAGGAGATGTCCCGCGCCGAGGCCGTCATGATGGCGGCCCGGGACCGGACGTCGCCAATCCTGAAGTCCGCCCTCGTCACCGTGCTTGTGCTGATACCGCCCGCCTTGCTCGGTGGCACGGCAGGCCAGGCGCTGATGGCGCCGATGCTGCTGGTCATTGCCGGCGGCCTGATAACCACAACGCTCGTGGGGCTCTTTGTGCTCCCGCTCCTGACACTCTGGTTCGGCCCCCGTACCGCCCCGGAAGAGTGGTCGGAAGTCTACGAACCGGAAGTACCCGTCACTCCTGTTATGCCGGAAAAGGTGGAAGTATAA
- the leuS gene encoding leucine--tRNA ligase: MGVQPETETGTAAVAAEGPEEGAYSFATMEAKWPRVWEDLKVFTPVDDGSRERRYVLDMFPYPSGDLHMGHAEAFAMGDVVARYLRQQGYDVLHPIGWDSFGLPAENAAIKRNAHPSEWTYANIETQAASFKRYAISADWSRRLHTSDPGYYRWTQWLFKRFYERGLAYRKDSPVNWCPKDQTVLANEQVVNGACERCGTPVTKKSLNQWYFKITEYADRLLDDMDELRGHWPERVLAMQKNWIGRSEGAHVNFAIEADGGKPAKDVTVFTTRPDTLYGATFFVVAADAPLAVELVTEEHSAALDEYREQVKALSEIERQSTEREKTGVFTGRYATNPLNGERLPVWAADYVLADYGTGAIMAVPAHDQRDLDFAQKFDLPVRAVLDTGEEDPAVSGTATAGEGTLINSGALDGLPKAEAIPAAIEILEQHGTGEKFVNFRLRDWLLSRQRFWGTPIPIVHCPACGEVPVPDDQLPVTLPADLRGEDLSPKGTSPLAAAEAWVNVDCPNCHGPAKRDTDTMDTFVDSSWYFLRFVSPDYTEGPFDPDKINDWMPVGQYVGGVEHAILHLLYARFFTKVIHDLGMIDADEPFSALLNQGQVLNGGKAMSKSLGNGVNLGEQLDKYGVDAVRLTMIFASPPEDDVDWADVSPSGSAKFLARAWRLAQDVASEPGVDVTAGHRALRSVTHRTIADAADLLDHNKFNVVVARLMELVNATRKAIDSGAGAKDPAVREAAEAVAVILSLFAPYTAEDMWNVLGHPASVANAGWPVHDESLLVQDTVTAVVQVQGKVRDRLEVSPDISEDRLRELALASENVQRALDGRGIRTVIVRAPKLVNIVPA, translated from the coding sequence GTGGGCGTTCAGCCGGAGACAGAGACCGGAACAGCAGCAGTGGCGGCGGAAGGACCCGAGGAGGGTGCCTACAGCTTTGCCACGATGGAGGCCAAGTGGCCGCGGGTGTGGGAGGACCTCAAGGTCTTCACCCCGGTTGACGACGGGTCCCGCGAGCGCCGCTACGTGCTGGACATGTTCCCGTACCCGTCAGGTGACCTCCACATGGGCCACGCCGAGGCCTTTGCCATGGGCGACGTTGTGGCGCGGTACCTGCGCCAGCAGGGCTATGACGTGCTGCACCCGATCGGCTGGGACTCCTTCGGCCTGCCGGCCGAGAATGCCGCGATCAAACGCAATGCGCACCCCAGCGAGTGGACCTACGCCAACATCGAAACGCAGGCCGCATCCTTCAAACGGTACGCCATTTCCGCGGACTGGTCCCGCCGGCTGCACACGTCCGATCCCGGCTACTACCGCTGGACCCAGTGGCTGTTCAAGCGCTTCTACGAGCGTGGCCTGGCCTACCGCAAGGACTCACCGGTCAACTGGTGCCCCAAGGACCAGACCGTGCTGGCCAATGAACAGGTGGTAAACGGCGCCTGTGAACGCTGCGGAACGCCGGTGACCAAGAAGTCCTTGAACCAGTGGTACTTCAAGATCACCGAGTACGCGGACAGACTGCTGGACGACATGGATGAACTCCGCGGCCATTGGCCCGAACGCGTCCTGGCGATGCAGAAAAACTGGATCGGGCGGTCCGAAGGTGCCCACGTCAACTTTGCGATCGAGGCCGACGGCGGGAAGCCCGCCAAGGACGTTACCGTCTTCACCACGCGTCCGGACACCCTGTACGGCGCCACGTTCTTCGTGGTGGCCGCCGACGCGCCGCTCGCCGTCGAACTCGTGACCGAAGAGCACTCCGCCGCCCTGGACGAATACCGGGAGCAGGTCAAGGCGCTTTCGGAGATCGAACGCCAGTCAACCGAGCGCGAAAAGACCGGCGTCTTCACCGGCCGGTACGCCACCAACCCACTCAACGGAGAGAGGCTGCCGGTCTGGGCCGCCGACTACGTGCTGGCCGACTACGGCACCGGCGCGATCATGGCTGTCCCCGCCCATGACCAGCGCGACCTCGACTTCGCCCAGAAATTCGACCTGCCCGTCAGGGCCGTGCTGGATACCGGCGAGGAGGATCCTGCCGTTTCCGGCACGGCAACGGCAGGCGAAGGCACCCTCATCAACTCCGGCGCCCTTGATGGCCTGCCGAAGGCCGAGGCCATCCCGGCCGCCATCGAAATCCTTGAACAACACGGCACGGGCGAGAAATTCGTCAACTTCCGCCTGCGTGACTGGCTCCTGAGCCGGCAGCGGTTCTGGGGCACCCCGATCCCCATCGTCCACTGTCCGGCCTGTGGCGAGGTTCCCGTTCCGGACGACCAGCTGCCCGTGACGCTGCCGGCGGACCTGCGGGGCGAAGACCTGTCCCCGAAGGGCACGTCGCCGCTGGCGGCCGCCGAAGCCTGGGTCAACGTGGACTGCCCGAACTGCCACGGTCCCGCCAAGCGTGACACGGATACCATGGACACCTTCGTTGACTCGTCCTGGTACTTCCTGCGCTTTGTGTCCCCGGACTACACGGAAGGACCGTTTGATCCGGACAAGATCAACGACTGGATGCCGGTTGGGCAGTACGTGGGTGGCGTGGAACATGCCATCCTGCACCTGCTGTACGCGCGGTTCTTCACCAAGGTCATCCATGACCTTGGCATGATCGACGCCGATGAGCCGTTCAGCGCACTCCTCAACCAGGGCCAGGTGCTCAACGGAGGCAAGGCCATGAGCAAGTCGCTGGGCAACGGCGTCAACCTCGGCGAGCAGCTGGACAAGTACGGTGTGGATGCCGTCCGCCTGACCATGATCTTCGCCTCCCCTCCGGAGGACGACGTGGACTGGGCCGATGTCTCGCCGTCGGGATCGGCGAAGTTCCTGGCCCGCGCCTGGCGGCTGGCACAGGACGTGGCCAGTGAACCCGGCGTGGACGTCACTGCCGGCCATCGCGCCTTGCGGTCCGTGACGCACCGGACCATCGCCGACGCCGCGGATCTGCTGGACCATAACAAGTTCAACGTTGTGGTGGCCAGGCTGATGGAGCTGGTCAATGCGACACGCAAGGCGATTGACTCCGGTGCAGGCGCAAAGGATCCGGCCGTACGGGAAGCAGCAGAGGCGGTCGCCGTTATCCTCAGTCTGTTCGCGCCGTACACCGCTGAGGACATGTGGAACGTCCTGGGCCACCCGGCCTCCGTAGCCAACGCGGGCTGGCCTGTGCACGACGAATCGCTGCTGGTCCAGGACACGGTCACCGCCGTCGTCCAGGTGCAGGGCAAAGTCAGGGACCGCCTGGAGGTCTCGCCGGACATCAGCGAGGACCGGCTCCGCGAGCTTGCACTGGCCTCGGAGAACGTCCAGCGGGCGCTTGACGGCCGCGGCATCCGCACGGTGATCGTACGCGCGCCTAAACTGGTGAACATCGTCCCGGCGTAG
- a CDS encoding DegV family protein: MPDRDAAAWLWLRERLAALRPAPRHGTAGPSAIVRTAVVTDSAAALPADWITALSGDGRLTVIPMPVMVGEEIYGEGEDDITETISLALATGRSVKTSRPSPGQFEQAFLAAERRGYEAVVSIHISGGLSGTADAARLAAGRVAIPVEVLDSGTVGMAQGMGVQAAVVAAADGQDAAAVRAVAEEHLSRTRVYFYVPSLEQLRRGGRIGAAASLLGTMFAIKPILAVDGGKIIPLEKVRSAAKAVARLEEIAAADAASRPDGQVRLAVHHFGNSAEAEQLAARLAAELPNCPPAQISSLPAVLAAHAGLGVLAVIVGESGPPAVAAELPGLST; the protein is encoded by the coding sequence TTGCCCGACCGTGATGCCGCCGCTTGGCTCTGGCTCCGGGAGCGCCTGGCTGCCCTCCGTCCCGCGCCAAGGCATGGAACCGCCGGTCCTTCAGCCATCGTCCGCACGGCCGTGGTCACTGACTCCGCGGCCGCGCTGCCGGCTGACTGGATCACCGCGCTTTCCGGCGACGGCCGGCTGACAGTCATCCCCATGCCCGTGATGGTGGGGGAGGAAATCTATGGTGAGGGTGAGGACGATATCACCGAAACCATCTCGCTCGCATTGGCAACCGGCAGGTCAGTGAAGACCTCGCGCCCGTCGCCCGGCCAGTTTGAGCAGGCTTTCCTGGCCGCCGAACGGCGGGGGTACGAAGCTGTTGTCTCCATTCACATTTCGGGCGGATTGTCAGGAACCGCTGATGCGGCCAGGCTGGCGGCCGGCAGAGTGGCCATCCCGGTGGAGGTGCTCGATTCCGGCACGGTGGGCATGGCCCAAGGAATGGGGGTGCAGGCCGCCGTCGTTGCGGCCGCGGACGGGCAGGATGCAGCCGCCGTCCGCGCCGTTGCCGAGGAACACCTGTCACGGACCAGGGTGTACTTCTATGTTCCCAGCCTCGAGCAGCTGCGCCGCGGCGGAAGGATCGGGGCTGCGGCCTCCCTCCTGGGAACCATGTTCGCTATCAAGCCCATTCTGGCCGTCGACGGCGGCAAGATCATTCCGCTGGAAAAGGTGCGTTCGGCGGCAAAAGCTGTGGCCCGGCTGGAGGAGATAGCGGCCGCCGATGCCGCGTCGCGGCCCGACGGGCAAGTACGGCTTGCGGTCCATCACTTCGGCAATTCTGCAGAAGCGGAACAGCTGGCGGCCAGGCTCGCCGCTGAGCTGCCCAATTGCCCGCCGGCCCAGATCAGTTCCTTGCCCGCTGTCCTCGCCGCGCACGCAGGGCTGGGTGTGCTTGCCGTGATCGTCGGGGAGAGCGGGCCTCCGGCCGTGGCGGCGGAACTGCCCGGGCTTTCCACATAG
- a CDS encoding ComEA family DNA-binding protein produces the protein MSRRDAGAAASHVARHARDRLRSTLGDGSRGLLLTDGSPEGFQYDDGSGHMGESAGRAKPEAEIRDSIRPPPPGTHRMGQALRWRLGLRVAVLLGIIAVLAGAWFWWQVSEGRPEVLPLDAISPGSVPAVPDGIPGEGPATEPPAGSGQLESGKGNPAAAIVVVHVAGAVARPGVVQLPSGSRVHEAIAAAGGGTISADLNRLNLAAAVTDGEKIYVPGPGEPLPADSSGASLGPAGTGDAAGDTAVQGAGGKTNLNTAGVQELDALPKVGPVLAQRIVDWRKEHGPFKTVEELDAVDGVGPKMLEALLPLVSV, from the coding sequence ATGTCACGCCGGGATGCTGGAGCAGCAGCCAGTCATGTGGCGCGCCATGCCAGGGACCGGCTGCGGTCCACGTTGGGAGACGGTTCCCGCGGACTGCTCCTGACGGACGGCAGCCCGGAGGGATTCCAGTACGACGACGGCTCAGGCCACATGGGGGAGAGCGCAGGCCGCGCCAAACCGGAAGCCGAAATCCGGGACTCCATCCGCCCCCCGCCCCCGGGCACACACCGGATGGGGCAAGCCCTCAGATGGCGTCTTGGCCTGCGGGTTGCCGTTCTTCTCGGCATCATCGCGGTCCTGGCCGGCGCCTGGTTCTGGTGGCAGGTGTCCGAGGGCCGGCCTGAGGTTCTTCCGCTCGATGCCATCTCGCCGGGGAGTGTTCCGGCCGTCCCGGATGGGATACCAGGGGAGGGGCCAGCGACGGAGCCGCCAGCGGGTTCGGGGCAATTGGAATCAGGAAAAGGAAACCCGGCAGCTGCCATTGTAGTTGTCCACGTCGCAGGTGCCGTGGCCAGGCCGGGGGTTGTTCAGCTGCCTTCCGGGAGCCGGGTTCATGAGGCGATTGCCGCCGCGGGCGGGGGCACGATTTCGGCGGACCTCAACCGTCTCAACCTTGCAGCGGCGGTGACGGATGGAGAGAAGATCTATGTCCCCGGGCCAGGCGAGCCCCTGCCAGCTGATTCCTCCGGTGCATCATTGGGCCCGGCAGGAACCGGCGACGCTGCCGGGGATACCGCTGTGCAAGGAGCGGGAGGGAAGACCAACCTCAACACGGCCGGAGTCCAAGAACTTGATGCCCTGCCCAAGGTGGGGCCGGTGCTCGCCCAGCGCATCGTGGACTGGCGGAAGGAGCATGGACCCTTCAAGACTGTTGAGGAGCTCGATGCGGTGGACGGCGTCGGGCCCAAAATGCTGGAAGCGCTGCTTCCCCTGGTGAGCGTCTAA